The bacterium DNA segment AATACGAACATACGCATATTGAATGTAATACACCGGATTTTCATCGGTCTTTTTGAGTGCGAGGTTGAGGTCAAAATCAAGGTGAGCGTCCGCTTTTCGGTGTAAATAAAAGAAACGTGCAACGTCTTTGCCTACCGTGTCGATGATATCATCAAGTTCGATAATTGCCCCTTTTCGTTTTGACATGCGCACTTCAATATCACCCTCTTTAATTTTGACAAGCTGATAGAGAATAACTTCCAGTGGAACGTTAATATCAAATGCGGCTCGGATCGCCTGCAGTCTGGTTGCATAACTATGATGATCATGACCCAGAACCATAAAAAGCGAGTTAAAACCACGATCGATCTTATTTTTTAAATAGGCAATATCGGCTGCAACATAGGTCCACTCACCATTTGTTTTTCTGATTACCCTGTCCTTGTCGTCTCCAAACTGTGAGGACGCAAACCACAAAGCACCTTCCTTTTCATACACAAAGCCTTTTCGGGTTAATAGTTCAATCGACTGATCGATGGCTTTGCTTTCATGAAGAGTTTTTTCAGAAAAGAAAACATTAAACTGAATTCCGTATTTCTGCAGCGTCTGTTTGATCTGTTTTAAAAGCTGTTCTTGCGCATATTCTTTGAAGAAAAACTCCGGTTTTTCAAGTACATTACTTCCATATTCCTGGATACATTTTTTTGCCAGATCGATAAGATATTCACCATGATATGCGTCTTCTGGTAATGTAGCTTCTATGCCCAGCTCCTGTTGACAGCGTATAATGAGTGACATTGCTAATTTTTCTATCTGTGTGCCCGCATCGTTGACATAAAACTCTTTGGTGACATTGTGACCCAAAAAGGTAAGTACATTTGCAAGAACATCACCAATAATGCCACCTCGCCCGTGGCCAAAATGCAAAGGACCGGTGGGGTTAGCGCTGACATATTCGATCGAGATTTTTAGTTTCTGTTGCAAGGTATGTTTAAAAAGATTGGTAGGATGTTCAAACAGATCTTGTGCCAATTCAATGAAGCTTTTTTTTGCCAGAAAAATATTGAAAAAGCCCGCTCCCGCGATCTCTTTTTTCTCTATATATTCATGGGCAAACTCATTTTTGATCTCCTGTCCAATATCTAGTGGATTTCTTCCAAGCAGTTTTGCCAAAATGAGTGGGGCATTACTTGAAAGATCACCAAACTGTTTTTTGCTATAATCCGTGTTTAGGATTAAATTGCATTGCTTTAGATGTTCAGCAGAACAGGCATACTTACTTTTAATAAAATCGCCAAAAGCATTGCGTAATGCAGCAATAGAACTCATAAAATACTTTCTGAACGTTTATTTGATTTTCATTATTTAAACTAACACATTTTAAAAAGTTGTCACTTTTTAATTTTACTATGGTTAAACGGTGGCTTTAGGATAGAATTTTTTTAAAAAACCTATATACTGCGTGATATTGCATACTAAATAAATGCTAAAATATCAATTTTCCAAATAAGTATTAAATTTCGAATGTAGGGATTAGGACGATGAAGGTGGCTGTATTGCTTTCTGGTGGTGTTGACAGTGCCGTTGCTTTGAAATTACTTCAAAAAGAAGGGCATCTGGTTGAAGCATTTTACCTTAAAATATGGCTTGAAGAGGATGAGGAATTTGCGCATGAATGCCCATGGCAAGAAGATCTATCTTATGTGACTGCAGTAACAGACTATTTGCATGTTCCCTTGACCGTTGTTCCAATGCAGAAACAGTATTATGAAAAGATAGTTGATTATACAGTGAGTCAGGCAAAGCAAGGAAATACTCCAAATCCAGATGTGTTTTGCAATACTTATATCAAATTCGGTGCGTTCTTTGATTTACTAGGTCATACCTATGATAGGATCGCAACTGGACATTATGCGCAACGAATTGATACTTCAGATGGTGTTTATTTGGCCACATCTGCGGATACAATAAAAGATCAGACCTATTTCTTGTCATATATATCGAAAAAACAGCTTCAAACGGCATTGTTTCCGATTGGTGGATATACCAAAAAAGAGGTGCGTGAGCTTGCTGCACAGTTTGGATTGCCTAATTCTCTTAGAAAAGACAGTCAGGGCTTATGTTTTTTGGGTAAGATAAAGTTTAAAGATTTTTTAAGGCATCATCTTGGTGTACAAAAGGGAGTTTTTATTGATTTTGAAACCGGCAAAGTAGTAGGAACTCATGAGGGTGCTT contains these protein-coding regions:
- a CDS encoding arginine--tRNA ligase: MSSIAALRNAFGDFIKSKYACSAEHLKQCNLILNTDYSKKQFGDLSSNAPLILAKLLGRNPLDIGQEIKNEFAHEYIEKKEIAGAGFFNIFLAKKSFIELAQDLFEHPTNLFKHTLQQKLKISIEYVSANPTGPLHFGHGRGGIIGDVLANVLTFLGHNVTKEFYVNDAGTQIEKLAMSLIIRCQQELGIEATLPEDAYHGEYLIDLAKKCIQEYGSNVLEKPEFFFKEYAQEQLLKQIKQTLQKYGIQFNVFFSEKTLHESKAIDQSIELLTRKGFVYEKEGALWFASSQFGDDKDRVIRKTNGEWTYVAADIAYLKNKIDRGFNSLFMVLGHDHHSYATRLQAIRAAFDINVPLEVILYQLVKIKEGDIEVRMSKRKGAIIELDDIIDTVGKDVARFFYLHRKADAHLDFDLNLALKKTDENPVYYIQYAYVRIKSILNKASDVIESLSLYESDAKNISETEYMLLKKVIALQDLLETVIENHQTHLLTYYVLELAQLFHLYYNEVKVIDPAQLATTKARLLVLVVVKNTLGLCLDLLGLSKPERM
- the mnmA gene encoding tRNA 2-thiouridine(34) synthase MnmA; this translates as MKVAVLLSGGVDSAVALKLLQKEGHLVEAFYLKIWLEEDEEFAHECPWQEDLSYVTAVTDYLHVPLTVVPMQKQYYEKIVDYTVSQAKQGNTPNPDVFCNTYIKFGAFFDLLGHTYDRIATGHYAQRIDTSDGVYLATSADTIKDQTYFLSYISKKQLQTALFPIGGYTKKEVRELAAQFGLPNSLRKDSQGLCFLGKIKFKDFLRHHLGVQKGVFIDFETGKVVGTHEGAWFYTSGQRQGIGLPAGPWYVVSKDIENHTVVISRDYKNLTSRRKNFFAAHCRWISEQVPKDGFFKIKLRHGPTYHSAAVTFTDDKAYVCLYDPDQGIAPGQFAVFYQDTICLGGGIIQP